The following is a genomic window from uncultured Hyphomonas sp..
GGAACAATCAGGGCGATTTCCCGTTCCGGCAAGCCCCGCCGGACGCCGGACCTCTCAAAGGCGCCCGCATTCCTGCAGTGAATACGGCATGAACGAACAATCCACCTTCCATTAAGGTGAGTATTTGTTAACCCTATGGTGGAGCAACCAAGGGGGACTGCTGATGGAAGAGTGGATCGAGCAACTCGACATCAATCAATACCTGCCCGGCGTGTTGGGCTGGGCGACGAACATTCTTCTGGCCCTGCTGATCCTGATTGTCGGCCTGTGGGTGGCAGGGAAAGTCGGCAAGTCGATCCGGCGCATGGGCGAGCGGCACGAGAAGCTGGACGACACGCTGTTCCGCTTCCTCGGCAGCGTCGCGAAATACATCATCATGGCCTTCGTCGCCATTGCCGTGCTGAACCGGTTCGGCGTGGAGACGACGTCGATTGTCGCGCTGCTCGGCGCCGCGGGCCTCGCCGTCGGCCTGGCCCTGCAAGGGGCGATGTCGAACCTCGCCGCCGGGGTCATGCTGATGATCTTCCGGCCCTACAAGGTGGGCGATTTCGTCGACGCCGCGGGAAGCTTCGGCAAGGTCGAGGAGATCACGCTGTTCACCACCGTACTGCAGACGTTCGACAATCAGCAGATCGTCATTCCGAACGGCCAGATCTGGGGCGAGAAGATCATCAATCACAGCCACCATCCGATCCGCGGGGTCGAGATGGCGTTTGGCGTGTCGTATGACACAGACATCGACAAGGCCAAGGACGTCATCCGCAAGGTCTTCGCTGATCATCCACTGATCCTGGATGATCCGGCGCCGGTCGTCGTGGTCAACACGCTGGGCGACAGTGCGGTCGAGTTTGCAACGCGGCCCTTCGTGAAGGGGGAGGATTATTTCACGGTGCGCTTCTCCGTGCCCGAACAGGTGAAGAAGGCGCTGGATGCAGCAGGCATCGAAATTCCGTTCCCGCATCGCAAGGTGATCCTGGTCAACGAGACCTGATCCCTGAACAGCAACAAAAAGGGGCTGGCCCGGAAACAGGCCAGCCCCTTCGGCGTTCTTGCGATCAGCTTATTGCAGCTTGTTGATCTTGGTGCCTTCGATGCTGATGCCGGCCATCAGGCCCTTCTGGTCGAAGATGAAGGCATAGGCATCTTCCTGCAGCGAGGTCGTCGACAGGTTCTGCGCGACGCCCGCATTCACCAGCACGACGGTCGGGCCGACGCCGATTTCCCAGCCTTCGGATTCGCGGACATACTGCACCGCATCGTCATTCATCAGGAAGACGGCATAGCCGTACTGCTGGGCACCGGCCTGCAGGCCCCAGGAGCCTGTGAAGGTGGAGTAGTAGCCCGTGACCGCGCCGCCCTGGCGCATCTGGCCTTCGCCATAGGCGCCGCCGATGCCGAGGCCGGCTTTCACGATGGACGGGAACACCAGCACGGCACGGGCCTGCTGGCCGATGGCCTTGGCGGCCGGGTTCTTGGCATAGAGCTGGTTCAGCGCCTGGCGGCTGTCAGTGTCGATTTCTGCGCGGTCCACTTCGTCGGGCAGGGTGGAACAGGCGGTGACGGAAACCGTCCCCACTGCAAGGCAGGCTGCAGCAATCATTGAACGAAGACGGGCCATTAGGAACTCCTGGCATTGTTGTTATCGGGGGCAGAACGCCCGGCGAAGGCATTCGGTTCCCGGCCCCCACCATGAGGGACTTGTCATAGGGTCAGGGTAGACGAGCGCGCGGGCCCGCGCTAGCTGCCTCACTATGAAAGATCGTATCCTGCCGCTCGAAGGCGTTCGCAATTTCCGGGATTTCGGGGGCTATGCCTCCCGCCACGGGGGTCATGTCAAACAGGGGCGGCTGTTCCGGTCCGGCCACTATGCCGAA
Proteins encoded in this region:
- a CDS encoding mechanosensitive ion channel domain-containing protein, with translation MEEWIEQLDINQYLPGVLGWATNILLALLILIVGLWVAGKVGKSIRRMGERHEKLDDTLFRFLGSVAKYIIMAFVAIAVLNRFGVETTSIVALLGAAGLAVGLALQGAMSNLAAGVMLMIFRPYKVGDFVDAAGSFGKVEEITLFTTVLQTFDNQQIVIPNGQIWGEKIINHSHHPIRGVEMAFGVSYDTDIDKAKDVIRKVFADHPLILDDPAPVVVVNTLGDSAVEFATRPFVKGEDYFTVRFSVPEQVKKALDAAGIEIPFPHRKVILVNET
- a CDS encoding lipid-binding SYLF domain-containing protein encodes the protein MARLRSMIAAACLAVGTVSVTACSTLPDEVDRAEIDTDSRQALNQLYAKNPAAKAIGQQARAVLVFPSIVKAGLGIGGAYGEGQMRQGGAVTGYYSTFTGSWGLQAGAQQYGYAVFLMNDDAVQYVRESEGWEIGVGPTVVLVNAGVAQNLSTTSLQEDAYAFIFDQKGLMAGISIEGTKINKLQ